From Stenotrophomonas nitritireducens, the proteins below share one genomic window:
- the phhA gene encoding phenylalanine 4-monooxygenase — MEAHPRRVEHQHTDKGYVPVYTTAVVEQPWDSYSADDHATWSTLYQRQRELLVGRACQEFLDAQDEMGMSEHMIPRFDQLNEVLGAATGWTLVGVEGLLPELDFFDHLANRRFPVTWWIRRPEQIDYIAEPDLFHDLFGHVPLLMNPVFADYMAAYGRGGVKAHAIGPDALQNLTRLYWYTVEFGLINTADGLRIYGAGIVSSKGESLYSLESAAPNRIGFDLERIMRTRYRIDTFQKSYFVIDGFEQLMAATEPDFTPIYARLADAEHLPAGDVQAADTVFQRGSGEGWADGGDV, encoded by the coding sequence ATGGAAGCCCACCCGCGCCGCGTCGAACACCAGCACACCGACAAGGGCTACGTGCCGGTCTATACCACCGCCGTGGTGGAGCAGCCCTGGGACAGCTACAGCGCCGACGACCACGCCACCTGGAGCACGCTGTACCAGCGCCAGCGTGAACTGCTGGTAGGACGTGCCTGTCAGGAGTTCCTCGATGCCCAGGACGAGATGGGCATGAGCGAACACATGATTCCGCGCTTCGACCAGCTCAACGAAGTGCTGGGCGCGGCCACCGGCTGGACGCTGGTGGGCGTGGAGGGCCTGCTGCCGGAGCTCGATTTCTTCGATCACCTGGCCAACCGCCGCTTCCCGGTGACCTGGTGGATCCGCCGCCCGGAGCAGATCGACTACATCGCCGAACCCGACCTGTTCCACGACCTGTTCGGCCACGTACCGCTGCTGATGAACCCGGTGTTCGCCGACTACATGGCTGCCTACGGCCGTGGTGGGGTCAAGGCGCATGCCATCGGCCCGGACGCGCTGCAGAACCTGACCCGCCTGTACTGGTACACGGTGGAGTTCGGCCTGATCAACACCGCCGACGGCCTGCGCATCTACGGCGCCGGCATCGTCTCGTCCAAGGGTGAATCGCTGTACTCGCTGGAATCGGCCGCGCCCAACCGCATTGGCTTCGATCTGGAGCGGATCATGCGCACCCGCTACCGCATCGACACCTTCCAGAAGAGTTACTTCGTCATCGACGGCTTCGAGCAGCTGATGGCCGCAACCGAACCGGATTTCACCCCGATCTACGCCCGCCTGGCCGATGCCGAGCATCTGCCTGCCGGCGACGTTCAGGCCGCCGATACCGTGTTCCAACGCGGCAGCGGCGAAGGCTGGGCCGACGGCGGCGACGTCTAA
- a CDS encoding Lrp/AsnC family transcriptional regulator, producing the protein MASVNLDRTDLRLLVEIQQHGRATNAELAARVNLSPSACLRRVQRLETEGVIAGYGARLEPRAIGLGLQAFVRVQLSKHGQAAIDHFVQAVQLWDEVVACHALTGDMDYLLQVYVRDLDHFSEFLLDKLLNAAGVADVNSSFVLRTVKEFRALPLSQLGR; encoded by the coding sequence ATGGCGTCGGTGAACCTTGATCGCACGGATCTGCGGCTTCTGGTCGAAATACAGCAGCATGGCCGCGCCACCAATGCCGAACTGGCAGCGCGGGTGAACCTGTCACCGTCAGCCTGCCTGCGGCGGGTGCAGCGGCTGGAAACAGAGGGCGTGATTGCCGGTTATGGCGCACGCCTTGAGCCACGCGCGATCGGGCTGGGTCTGCAGGCCTTCGTACGCGTGCAGCTGTCCAAGCACGGGCAGGCGGCGATCGATCATTTCGTGCAGGCGGTGCAGCTATGGGATGAGGTGGTGGCCTGCCACGCGCTCACCGGCGACATGGATTACCTGCTGCAGGTCTACGTGCGCGACCTGGATCACTTCTCCGAGTTCCTGCTCGACAAGCTGCTCAATGCGGCCGGCGTGGCCGACGTCAATTCCAGCTTCGTGCTGCGCACGGTGAAGGAGTTCCGCGCGCTGCCGCTGTCGCAGCTGGGGCGGTGA
- a CDS encoding sensor histidine kinase has translation MQITHRSRWHRLLHPLNLAGLLTWVAVVATLPYDAGAQTALRWGSALLFLFAFLLAASYERPAPQRSVMLVIEALAALVVIRLAHRSGVAPALLVMLAAQVAMSWPLRTALVVMLLVNVGMYLVLRDVHSHPAAVVLIFAGFQAFAMLTTHYAGSSEKARGRLALVNADLLATRALLAERSRDMERLRLSRELHDVAGHKLTALRLHLRALAGQAGAAPELAQCEQLSAQLLGDIRAVVHCLRDSGQLDMDTALHALAAPLPRPRLQLQLDEDVQLNDTAKAETVLRCVQEALTNSARHSDAKVLRVVLQQRDGRLLLAMEDDGQLRGEPRAGTGLTGMRERVDEQGGSLHLQRAASGALQIRVELPA, from the coding sequence ATGCAAATTACTCACCGCTCGCGTTGGCACAGGCTGCTGCATCCACTCAATCTCGCCGGCCTGCTCACCTGGGTGGCGGTGGTTGCCACCCTGCCCTATGACGCAGGCGCGCAGACCGCCCTGCGTTGGGGCAGTGCACTGCTGTTCCTGTTCGCATTCCTGCTGGCGGCCAGCTACGAGCGGCCCGCCCCACAGCGCAGCGTGATGCTGGTGATCGAAGCGCTGGCAGCGTTGGTGGTCATCCGCCTGGCCCACCGCAGCGGCGTCGCACCCGCATTGCTGGTAATGCTGGCCGCGCAGGTGGCGATGAGCTGGCCGTTGCGCACCGCCTTGGTGGTGATGCTGTTGGTGAATGTGGGCATGTACCTGGTACTGCGCGACGTGCACAGCCACCCTGCCGCAGTGGTATTGATCTTCGCCGGTTTCCAGGCCTTCGCCATGCTCACCACGCATTACGCGGGCAGCTCGGAAAAGGCCCGCGGCCGGCTGGCGCTGGTGAACGCCGACCTGCTGGCCACCCGCGCCCTGCTCGCGGAGCGCTCGCGCGATATGGAACGGCTGCGGCTGTCACGCGAACTGCACGATGTCGCCGGGCACAAACTCACCGCGCTACGCCTGCATCTGCGCGCGCTTGCCGGGCAGGCGGGTGCTGCACCCGAGTTGGCCCAATGCGAGCAGCTGTCGGCCCAGCTGCTCGGCGATATCCGCGCGGTGGTGCATTGCCTGCGCGACAGCGGCCAACTCGACATGGATACCGCGCTGCACGCGCTTGCCGCGCCGTTGCCACGCCCGCGCCTGCAATTGCAGCTGGATGAGGACGTGCAGCTCAACGACACCGCCAAGGCCGAAACCGTGCTGCGTTGTGTGCAGGAGGCGCTCACCAACAGCGCCCGCCACAGCGACGCCAAGGTGCTGCGGGTTGTGTTGCAACAGCGCGACGGGCGCCTGCTGCTGGCCATGGAAGATGACGGCCAGCTGCGTGGCGAACCGCGCGCCGGCACCGGCCTGACCGGCATGCGCGAGCGGGTTGACGAGCAAGGCGGCAGCTTGCACTTGCAGCGCGCCGCTTCCGGCGCCCTGCAGATTCGTGTGGAATTGCCGGCATGA
- a CDS encoding patatin-like phospholipase family protein, whose amino-acid sequence MKARNARLLLSLSLFGLLAACGGENTKPTPPAAVQPTTPVRPVKIGVALGGGAAKGFAHIGVIKMLEANGFEPVVVSGTSAGSVVGALYASGMNAFQMQQKAVALDEASIRDIRLFSGGLVQGQKLQDYVNAQVGNKRAEQLEKPFAAVATQLETGERAVFVRGNVGQAVRASSSIPGVFEPVIIGGKSYVDGGVVSPVPVDAAKQLGAEFVIAVDISSRATGQRPTGLLGAVGQSITIMGQRLGEQELARADVVIRPAVLDIGAADFEQRGRAILEGEKAAMAAMPQIRAGIARLQQARVATARNADARAAAVQAEAHQRCQDSRSRIEKLRGVEKNCSAPAR is encoded by the coding sequence ATGAAAGCGCGCAACGCCCGTCTGCTGCTGTCCCTCTCCCTGTTTGGCCTGCTGGCAGCCTGTGGCGGCGAGAACACCAAGCCCACCCCGCCGGCTGCGGTGCAGCCGACCACGCCGGTGCGGCCGGTCAAGATCGGTGTGGCGCTGGGCGGTGGCGCGGCCAAGGGCTTTGCGCATATCGGCGTGATCAAGATGCTGGAAGCCAATGGCTTCGAGCCGGTGGTGGTGTCCGGCACCAGCGCCGGCAGCGTGGTTGGCGCTTTGTATGCCAGCGGCATGAATGCCTTCCAGATGCAGCAGAAGGCGGTGGCGCTGGATGAAGCCAGCATCCGCGATATCCGCCTGTTCTCCGGCGGGCTGGTGCAGGGCCAGAAGCTGCAGGACTACGTCAATGCACAGGTCGGCAACAAGCGCGCCGAGCAACTGGAGAAGCCGTTCGCTGCGGTCGCCACCCAGCTGGAGACCGGCGAGCGAGCGGTGTTCGTGCGCGGCAATGTCGGCCAGGCGGTACGGGCTTCCAGTTCCATCCCCGGCGTGTTCGAGCCGGTGATCATTGGTGGCAAGAGTTATGTCGACGGCGGCGTGGTCAGCCCGGTGCCGGTGGATGCGGCCAAGCAGCTGGGTGCCGAGTTCGTTATCGCAGTGGATATCTCCAGCCGCGCCACCGGCCAGCGCCCGACCGGCCTGCTCGGTGCGGTGGGCCAGTCGATCACCATCATGGGCCAGCGCCTGGGCGAGCAGGAACTGGCGCGCGCCGACGTGGTGATCCGTCCGGCGGTGCTGGATATCGGCGCAGCCGATTTTGAACAACGCGGCCGCGCCATTCTGGAAGGCGAGAAGGCAGCGATGGCAGCCATGCCGCAGATCCGCGCCGGCATCGCCCGCCTGCAGCAGGCACGTGTTGCCACCGCACGCAACGCCGATGCGCGTGCCGCCGCCGTGCAGGCAGAAGCACACCAGCGCTGCCAGGACAGCCGCAGCCGCATCGAGAAGCTGCGCGGTGTCGAAAAGAACTGCAGCGCACCGGCGCGTTGA